Genomic segment of Phaenicophaeus curvirostris isolate KB17595 chromosome 26, BPBGC_Pcur_1.0, whole genome shotgun sequence:
TTCTGGATGCTGAGCTGTGTGGTAAAATTATGGAGCTCAGGTGGACCCTCCTTCAGGAAAGTTTGTGTGAAGCAGTAGGGACAAAGTAGGATAGTAATTTGTGTTGGGAGAGACTGCAGGTCAGAAGACGACAGTCTTTGATGTGTTATGACAGGTTTGGCACAAACAACTGGCCTGTGGGGAATGCCAAGTTGTGCTGAGGGAGGTTGTGGAATCAGCAGCAGGTGATATGGAAGTAAACTGACAAATTTTCAACCTTTCTGACCCTGAGCAGTAGTAAGGCATTTTCTGCAAGGACTGTGAAACCATCCCAGGGAttcaggagagaaaagaagctgCAGTACGATAGGCAAGGTATGATTTTACACAGacagttcttgttttctttgtgtcatGAGACTGGCTGAAGAAGTTACAATTGTAAAAAAGCCTTTCCTGAGTCATGGCAGGTTCTGTACAATGAGATAAGGGGGAAATGGTTAAAATCTAAGTGACCACATGCAACACACTTTTTGTATGGACCCAGCCTGGCATGCATTGAATGGCTCAAAGCAGGTGATTGTTCCCAGCCCCAGTGGCAAAGCCAGGAGTGCTAGAGAGCGTATCTGGACTTGTCTAGGGAGCAGGGACGTGCCTGAGCCTATTACCTGTCCTCCAGACCTGATCAAGTGaggggcagggacagagagTTTAAAAATCCCTGTGAAAGCCTGCAGTGCTCTCTGTTGCTCTgtttgtctgtgtctctgtttGTCTTggcttgtgtttgtgtgttgtgtgtggGCACCCACCATCTTCTGGACCTGCCAGACAAAGAAACACATGCTGCTACATGTGGAGTTCCTAAGGTGGTGACTATCATCTTCCCTATTTCTCTTGtctcttttatccttttttcatcttttctccttttctctttgcgaCACTGCTGCAGCGTGCTGTCATGGTCCATTCATAAGTGAACACACGATGGTTTGTTTCAGCTGTGATCTTGgagtgcaaaggaaaaagcaataattcaacaagtcaagggagttaaatttcaatccaaactggaactttattaattgtgcccGTAAAGTGGCTTGtgatagaaagagagagagaataaggaaagagatggggagaaaagggaaggaagaggggtTTATAGCTACCACCATGGGTCCACAGATATCCGGCATCTCTGGGGGTCCTGATCAGAAGATGTTCCACTGTTTCTGTCTTCTATCGTTGTGATCTCACAGTGGggaagctgctccagagctgtcttttatgctggTCAATACACCTGCGACctgcctttgcctgtggagatgtgctgatctccacctagcaggcaACACaagccaagagaggagtgtctgcaggtctcctccctTTGCGCATGCACTCCTCATGGTGATGGTGGTCGACCTGGGGTCTCCtgatgaaggccagtagtcatcatcgcCTTGAATTCTCGTTGAACTGTTCTTCGCGCATACTCTGTTGGGGTATGGGTTTGTGGTAAGTCCCgtcattaattttcctgtcttttcctccttgcttcatggatctttcacaatggtagggagcagggaggcttggagacaggtacaaaacatttctgagatAAGGAGGTAAGTACGGGTAGATAGGTACAAAGCATTCGTTCCGTACTAGCTTTGGCTGTTTTCGTAAGCCCTGCATctgtgatttatacagtcaGGTTCTGAGGTTTAGCACctaatgagaaaatgttgaggcagaaatcGACCCTTACAGGGCAGTTCAGTTTTGATTTCGGGATTGACTCCAGGAAACATTAGGGCTCTCCGTGCTGTCGGGGCTCAGATGGTTCCAGTGTTGGAAGCGTTGCCACTGACAGGCTGTTCCAGTCTCTTTCAGAGCTGTGGCTTCTCCTGTATGTGCTCTGCCTGTGTCTGATagtttgaatccagtgttttaagggCATGCATCTTGTTTAGTAGAAGATATAGTGTACACCTTTACTTCTGAGTGATTCTGAATTACTCTGGCGCTGTGCCAGGATAAAGAACTTACTTTCTTTTGAAGTGACACTTTTTCAACAGTGTCTATATAGCCCAGCACTACAGTTTGACATGAGGTCTTTATATCACAGCAAtgtatcatggaatcatagaatcaccaggttggaagagacccactggatcattgagtccaaccattcccatcaatcactaaaccatgtccctcagcgcctcatccacccgtcccttaaacccctccagggaaggtgactcaaccccctccctgggcagcctctgccagggaccagtgacccttgccatgaaaaattttttcctaatgttcagcctaaacctcccctggtggagcttgaggccattccctcttgtcctgtcccctgtcccttgggagaagagcccagctccctcctctccacaacctcctttcaggtagttggagagagcaatgaggtctcccctcagcctcttcttctccaggctaaacacccccagctctctcagatgctcctcttgttctccagccccctccctagcttcattgctcttctctggactcgctccagagcctcaacatccttcttgtggtgaggggcccagaactgaacacaggattcgaggtgccgtctccccagtgccgagtccagagggagaagaacctccctggccctgctggccacgccgtttctgatccaagccaagatgccattggccttcttggccacctgggccactgctggctcatattcagtttttttcatttaagcaGATGAGTCAGTTCAGCAAAGTATGTCTCATTTTGATTTGtcttgtgttttttattttcaactgaAGTTTCTTCTTGCTGTGTGCTTTTAACTCCTTCTGCTCGGCTTGTTCAGAAGATGCTTTCAGAGGTTTAACAGCCTCTTCAGAAGGAATAATAAACACGACCAGAAAACAAAGGAATCTAAGTAACATCATTTTTTCATAATGGTACATCTAATACATCTGAAGATGTCTTCATTGTGAGTTGTCTTCTCTCTGTAATGCATTCCATACTCCTGGTCTGTCAGCTGTTTACAATGGGAACTGTATTAGGAcacacatttcatagaatcatagaatttgtgtattttcctgctttttctttaagaagaaGCTATATTGTACATGGCTAAAGAGACTCACACCTGATTGGGAGTATATAcaggttgataggaatggttggactcgatgatccggtgggtctcttccaacctggttattctgtgattctgtgattctgtgactcaaTAGGTCCAATGGCATTTAAGATTACGTGGCTTGCCTATCTAGAAGATAAAATCTGCATTCCATGTACCTGTGGTAGACACATCTCCACTGATGTCTATACTTAGATTTCTTAAACGTGAAACTTAATGTTTAATGTGtaaaatgaggttttttttaaaaaaagaaaaatttcattcTCAGAACGtcactttttattaaaaaaaaatctgcagaattCTCAAATGTCGTTCCTATGCACTCTATAGTACTATAAGGTATAGTTTATGTTATGCTCTTTATTCACCTGATCTCATTTCAGGCTCTGCGTCTACTCTGTACTGCAGATATAAGTTAGAATTGAGATAATTATTAGAGGTTATTAGAGATAATAAGCTTCCTCTcccctttcatttctttaattgGCAGAGGACTTGATTAGCTCAGGACTTTTTGTACACAGGATGTTTTCCCAGAAGAAAACACTGAGGCCTTTAAAGCACAACCTTTCAGGGAGGTTAGGAAAAATATGTCTGATCCGCTGCTCAAACAACAGTATAAAGGCCTCACAAATGCCTGTAAATCCTGAATTGGTAAGTAAGTCTTACTGTTTTCTTACAGTAACAGAGGAATAAGCCAGGAAATCACATATCATCACAGTGTAAATCGTTGAGCTGAATGCTTTGAGGAGAGTTCTGCTTGATTATCCCATCACATACCTATTGATCATGTAAACTGTCAGATGTACACTGAGGGAATAAACCTGTGAGTCAGGAATAATGGGAAAATACATCAAgtctttccattaatttttcctcttaataaaaaaagtgagtttttttcttgtcttgccattccttgccttgatttttatATTCTGTGAGTGTGCtttgtaaatacaaaaataaccaGTGTGTTTTGTAAATGCATAAATACTCACCGATGCCTAGTGTCTACTCTTTTTTACCAAATTACTTTTCTAATTGTACATATACAGTTCTTTTTATTAAGTTCATGAGTAGTAAAAACAAGATAGAATGAGCACTGTAGGAGCTAAATGTGAAGGCAGGTGTCTGATGATTTCTTGTGCCATTTCTGCTCttcactgaggtttagaaagttgCTAGTATTCTTTAtggggaatattttttttgctcagGATCTTCTTTGCATCATGGAACTTGGccaggaaggggaaagggattttttatttccttttggacggataaaaggtattttaaaagtacCCTGCTGCCATTGTCTGAaagtcttctgttttcagatttGGAGAAAGAAACTGCCTTGTCTCCAGTCGAAATTGTCATCCCTTAATCAGTCAAAGGATCACACATGTTTCAGGTGggtaatgaaagaaaataaagattgtGTTGTGAATAGATCAAGACTTCTTTTGTACATGCGTATACAAACACATATATTAACATGATGTAATATCTAAAAGTAACTAAATTGGAATGAGGTATGTTTATGTGTGCATTATTTGCTCTCATTTCCCTTAAAATCAGTAAGAATAAAATCATTCTACAGGAAAATAGTGTGCGTCACAGAGATCttgtggaggttttttttttttttgctacatttAGATTTGTTTTTCCAATGTTGCTATTGAAAGCCGAGTAACAAGCTATTGGAAACTGAGACATGTGTCCCcctcattttctttgcttcttgtAAGAAATGTTGGTTCTACTTTGTAACACATTTCCACAGGAAACAGTTAAGTAAGAGCCTTAATTCCTCATATACACTTGCTGTTGTGGAACTCttacatttgcttttccttctgctttgacAGCTGCAGGATAGCTGTGGGCACCCAACGTGGAATGAAGAACCGAACTGCTATCGATGAGTTCATTCTTCTGGGATTTTCCTATGGGCTGCAGGTTCAGACCTTACTTTACGTGGTCTTTCTAGTCACCTACATGGTAACAATCACTGAGAATACaatcatcatctttgtggtcagAAGGAACCTTCGCCTCCAAAAGCCGATGTATTATTTCCTGGGGAACTTGTCCTTCCTGGAGATCTGGTATGTCTCAGTAACGTTGCCTAGGCTTTTGCTTGGGTTCTGGACACAGAGCATGACCATCTCGTTCTCGAGCTGCATGACCCAGCTCTACTTCTTTATCTCCCTGATGTGCACTGAATGTGTCCTCCTGGCTGTGATGGCCTATGACCGCTACTTGGCCGTCTGTCATCCCTTGCGCTACCCAGCCATCATGACCCACAAATTGTGCTTTCAGCTATCGATTCTTTCATGGGCAGGAGGATTTTCCATTTCCCTGGTCAAGGTGTCTTTTATTTCACGCCTCACATTTTGTGGTCCGCAAGTCATAAACCATTTCTTTTGTGATATCTCGCCAGTCTTGAACCTTTCCTGCACTGACATGTCCCTTGCGGAGACAGTGGACTTTGTATTAGCTTTGGTGATCCTGTTGATACCTCTCCTGATCATTGTTTTCTCTTACTGCCGTATCTTGTCAACTATCCTGTGTATGCCCtcagcccagggaaggagaaaagcctTTTCCACTTGCACCTCCCATTTCACTGTAGTAATTATCTTTTTCTCAGCCACTCTTTTCATGTATGCCAGGCCCAGGAGGATCCATCCGTTCAATCTCAACAAAATAGTCTCTGTCTTTTATGCTGTATTCACTCCAGCGCTGAACCCTCTCATCTATTGTCTGAGGAACAAGGAGGTGAAAGAAATTCTGAGGAAGATCATAAGCACAAGCTGCTCTGCACATCGGTAACATCATTGGCTAAGGATAAAGAGGAACAGGGACAGTAGTGAGAAGTTTCCCTCTTGAAATGTAGTTGAGTAAGACCACTGCAGCTTGTTCATTGCTGACTCAGTTATTCCTGTCTCGCCGCACTGAAGTTTGTCAAGGAAGAAATCATATTTCTATGTGGAAATGTCTCCTTCCCATTCATGAGGGTATTTTGATGactgaaatagaatcatagaatagtttggattggaagagaccttgaagatcatctagttcaaaccccctgccatgggcagggaaaatACACCTGGCTGTAAATTATATTGCCACAATAGCAAATATAGTCAAATGATGATAGCAAAAATAGACATCCTAGAATCTTGGCTGATGgataatttcatagaatcatagaatcaccaggttggaaaaaatccaccggatcatctagtccaaccattcccatcaatcactaaaccatgtctctcagcacctcatccacccatctcttaaacacctccagggaaggtgactcaatcccttccctgggcagcctgttaaaaATCCCAAAGTCTagttttctaattttaaaaaccGTGTAGGAAAGTTGGATATCATTGAAAATCAGTTGGCCAAATCCCTGTAGACAGAGCTAAAACATccatctgaaaaaaagactGACTTCCTTATTCTGTCATAGTCTTACTGTATATGGAAAAATGCTCTTTGCTGTATCTCTGCTATTCATGCAATCACACTTTCACCCAGCCATATGTTTGGTGTATGGTAGTGTGTAGCAAACCTGACTTCAAGACCGTTGTACACCAAGGAATTAGTGTTCCATATGACATTTAACCTGAATAAGCCCAGATATCtttattgaatcatagaatcatagaatcaccagtttggaaaagacccattgaatcatcgagtccaaccattcccatcaatcactaaaccatgtccctcagcacctcatccacctttaaacccctccagggaaggtgactcaaccccctccctgggcagcctctgccagtgcccaatgaccctttccctgaaaaattttttcctaatgtccagcctaaacctcctctggcagagcttgaggccattccctcttgtcctgtccactgtcacttgAGAATGTGCATGCAGAACTTGGCCTTCAGACTTCCGTCGTGCGGTGCACATTCACTGGCTGCAGGGTAAACTTTGCCAGATGCATTTAACAGTGTATCGTGCAACCAGCTCCCACTGTGATTACTCCAGTTGTCTGTTTTTGATTTTACCTAAAAGTGCAGCAAAAATTTCTCATGGGAACATTCTGTCTGTTTGACCGTTAGAAGACTGGATagaattgtttcttttcaaggGAAAATTATAGCTTGAGTGATCAGAGGTGTGTGAGAATTCCACAGAGAGATGTGCTCAACATACTGTTCGCTGATCCCAGGTCTGTTTGATGCTACACAGCTCAAGCTGTGAAGCATCTGAAAGGaaatagcattttctttatCAGGAATAAGTGACATTTCAAGTGAAACCTTGCAGAGTGAGTATCTTTCTTGAAGATATTATAATAGACCAGCACCTTCAGGTGCAAAACACGGGTGGCAAAAGTGTGATAAACAGAAATTGGCAACTCCAGaaattgaagattttttttttaaaggaacttAAGTGTTCTGGATTAACTGATTTTCTGCATAAGTTTATGTCTCCCTGTTATACTGTAGTTTGCAACATCTAATGACAGGGAGATCTGTTGTGCTCAAACCAACTCATAACTGATCAAAGTTGCAGTCCCTAAAAGCATTTGCATACACACCTTATCACATGTTACAAAGAACACGGAGGATATATAATGCTGTGGGTCACATTATTAAAGGGATCAAGTGCCATTTGTGATACACTGGTATTATCTAGCCTCCATTTCTCACTTCAGAAAAGTGTAAATCTCCCACAGATACCGTATTCTATCTTGCACACATCTGCGATACAATAGCATATCTCTAATTATGTATAAAACACAACTTTAAATACATGAACAATGTTATGAGAGTAAGATTCAGCTCCAGATGTCTTAAATGGAACTGTCTAAAATGCAAAGTCAATATTCGGACACACAATTTGGTTGCCTAGAGATCTGTGTCTAGTACCATTTGAGATGCTCAAAGGTTTCTTCCCTAACCTTACGCTGTAACTGCTTGAGGTTCTGGATGTTCCTTAAGTGTTGAGTCATAACTGTTGGCATGCATAATGCTTTCGAATACTTAAACAACATAGTAGAGGACACCTCCTGCTCATCTCTGCCCTAAGTGTCTAAACTACGGGTTGGCAGATGATGGGAATCCATCAGTGCAGCCCATGGAGCACAGTGGAACCCAGTGACCAGTAACCAGCTGTGTTCCTCACGGCTCTATTCTAGGgacagttctgttcaatatgtttatcaatgatctggtgcACGAGTTGAATGCTCTATTAGCAATTTTGTAGATGAAACCaaactgggaggtgctgctgaCTCCCTTGGTGGGCAAGTGGCCCCGCAGAGGGAATTAGGTAGATTGAAGCATTGGGAAATGATGGGCACAAGTATAAATTGTGGAAGGAGTCCAGAGAATATAGGAAGTAAGGTCTCCAGATCACCAAAtttgagaatcatagaatcatagaatcatagaatcaccaggttggaagagacccaccggttcatcaagtccaacaattcctGTCAAACACAAACCAGCATGAACTACTGTTCATCAAATGAACTCTAGTAAAAGCCCATTTCATAACCAACACCTTTAGAGAAACTAAGTGtgaagaaatattaataaacaGGAGAATTCTCTGATGTGCAAAATAGTATAAAACCAatcaaagccccgtccaacaccttcagggatgggacagccaccacttctctgggcaatctgggccagtgcctcactaccctcacagaaacccatttcttcctaagatgccatctcagtctcccctgtTCCAGTCAAAACTTTTTCCTCTTGccctattcctgcactccctgaccaagagcccctccccagcttttctggagctcctttcaatactggaaggctgctctaaggtcttcctggagccttctcttctccaggctgaacaagcctaaccctctcagtctgtccttgtataagaggtgctccagccctctgatcatctttatagccctgctctggacttgctccaacagacccatgttctttctgtgctgagggctccagaactgcaTGCAGGGTTCCAGCTGGGGTCTTaggagagcagagtagagggggaagaTCACCTCCCTTGTGCTGCTGGCCACGTTtgttctgatgcagcccaggatacagttggctttctgggctgcaagagcacattgctggctcacgttgaaCATCTCATCCATCAACACCCGCAAGcccttctctccagggctgctctcaatctgtTCTCTGCTCAGTCTGAATTTGTGATTGGGATTGCCCTGGTCTAGGTGCAGGCCcttacacttggccttgctgaacttcatgaggtttgcacaggcccacctctgAAGTCTGTCAAGGTTCCTCTGggtggcatcccttccctccagtgtgttgaCGGCACCACGCAGcatggtgtcatcagcaaacttgctgagggtgccctcaatcccactctCCATGTCTGCAACAAAGGTGTTAAACAACACTGATCTCCATATCGACCTCTGTGGAACGCTGCTCATCGTCGGCCTTTACCTTGACATTGAGCctttgaccacaactctttgcatgcaaccatccaaccagttcttTAACCACTGAGAGGTCCATCtgtctctccagtttagagacaagaatgtcatgCAGGACAGTATTAAATGTTCTCTACAAGTACAGGTAGATGATAACACTCTTATCTGCCAATGCTATAGCCCTATCatagaaggccaccaaatttATCAGGCACagtttgcccttagtgaagccgTGTTGACAGTCACAAATCTTCtgatcatccctggaggtgttcaaggccaggctggatgggccttgggcagccagatccagtgggaagtgtccctgcccgtggcaggggaggTTGAAACTGGAtaacctttaaggtcccttccaacccaagccattccatgagtctatgatctTGAATTCTTCATTTCAACAGAAAGATTCCTGCTCGTGATTCACTTGGTTATAAGTAGGAATTTAGTAATTTTTGTTCTTACATTCTTtagaaaattacaaaaatgaGTACTCTGTTCTTTTAAGTATCTTGATAGTCAACCTACTTTGacttaaacattaaaaaaataataatttaaaaatttctgtggttttttttttgtgtgtgagtgTTTCTACAGTCAAAGAGGAGGTGGTGTAAACACTTCCGTAGGACAGTTCATTAACCCCTTCTTAATATCTGCTTCACGAGAAGGTTAATATTCTGAAGGTGATGCTCTCATATCCTGTTAAACCTTACCAccacataaaatacaataaatcaGTAATTGGCAACAAAAGACTTAGCTTCAGATACATGCAATCAGTCCTTGTGAGACCAAATTTAACATAATAATATCTTGATTTCCCTTCATAATCCACCACATAATGAGTCCTTTTGTCAGGTGGTTATAATGAGCTTTTGCTATTGTTTTCCCGCTTCAAAGTAACAGGGCATTCAAGTTAGGAATCTTAATTAAGTCCCCCAGGAGAGATGGCATGGGTCTGGGCtctagaaacaaaagcaaaggacGGCAGAAGTCGAGCCTACACCTTTAAAGACCCTGAGCAAGGATGAGgtgattttatgaaaaacaaattacttaATTCATccacaaaacaattttttcttgaAGACAAGCAATGTTCTTCTGGCTGTAATTCTAGTCCTTTTATATTGACACTCTTGAGGTGAGAAGCTGCAATAGATAAAACTTCACTTATTTTCTGTCTGATAATAAACATCAAATTAAGCATGCTCGTGGGCAATTAGAAATTCCAATGAAAGATATTGTAGTAAAGATGTATCTGTCTTCATATGCTactttgtattaaaatattcagGAGGGATGTTCTACAAAGCCCGTTTAGAAACGatgttttgaattattttttctctgcttgtaTTT
This window contains:
- the LOC138731105 gene encoding olfactory receptor 6B1-like codes for the protein MKNRTAIDEFILLGFSYGLQVQTLLYVVFLVTYMVTITENTIIIFVVRRNLRLQKPMYYFLGNLSFLEIWYVSVTLPRLLLGFWTQSMTISFSSCMTQLYFFISLMCTECVLLAVMAYDRYLAVCHPLRYPAIMTHKLCFQLSILSWAGGFSISLVKVSFISRLTFCGPQVINHFFCDISPVLNLSCTDMSLAETVDFVLALVILLIPLLIIVFSYCRILSTILCMPSAQGRRKAFSTCTSHFTVVIIFFSATLFMYARPRRIHPFNLNKIVSVFYAVFTPALNPLIYCLRNKEVKEILRKIISTSCSAHR